A single window of Rhea pennata isolate bPtePen1 unplaced genomic scaffold, bPtePen1.pri scaffold_46, whole genome shotgun sequence DNA harbors:
- the TECR gene encoding very-long-chain enoyl-CoA reductase, with protein sequence MKHYEVEILDAKTREKLCFLDKVEPNATVAEIKNLFNKSHPQWYPARQSLRLDPKGKSLKDEDVLQNLPVGTTATFYFRDLGAQISWVTVFLTEYAGPLLIYLLFYFRVPFIYGPRYDFTSSKHSVVHLACVCHSFHYVKRLLETLFVHRFSHGTMPLRNIFKNCTYYWGFAAWMAYYINHPLYTPPAYGEEQVKLALGVFLFCQLGNFSIHVALRNLRPAGSKTRKIPYPTRNPFTWLFLLVSCPNYTYEVGSWIGFTIMTQCLPVALFSLVGFVQMTIWAKGKHRSYLKEFRDYPPLRSPIVPFLL encoded by the exons ATGAAGCACTACGAG GTGGAGATCCTGGACGCCAAGACGCGGGAGAAGCTGTGTTTTTTGGATAAG GTGGAGCCCAATGCCACCGTCGCTGAGATCAAGAATCTCTTCAACAAGTCCC ACCCCCAGTGGTACCCGGCCAGACAGTCGCTGCGCCTGGACCCCA AGGGGAAGTCCTTGAAGGACGAGGACGTGCTGCAGAACCTGCCCGTGGGCACCACGGCCACCTTCTACTTCCGCGACCTGGGTGCGCAGATCAGCTGGGTGACG GTCTTCCTCACTGAGTACGCCGGCCCCCTCCTCATCTACCTGCTCTTCTACTTCCGCGTGCCCTTCATCTACGGCCCCCGCTACGACTTCACCTCCAGCAAGCACTCGGTTGTGCA CCTGGCCTGCGTGTGCCACTCGTTCCACTACGTGAAGCGCCTGCTGGAGACCCTCTTCGTGCACCGCTTCTCGCACGGCACCATGCCGCTGCGCAACATCTTCAAG AACTGTACCTACTACTGGGGCTTTGCTGCGTGGATGGCCTACTACATCAACCACCCGCTGTACACACCACCCG CTTACGGCGAGGAGCAGGTGAAGCTGGCGCTCGGCGTGTTCCTG TTCTGCCAGCTGGGAAACTTCTCCATCCACGTGGCCCTGCGCAACCTGCGCCCCGCTG GCTCCAAGACCCGCAAGATCCCCTACCCGACCCGCAACCCCTTCACGTGGCTCTTCCTGCTCGTCTCCTGCCCCAACTACACCTACGAG GTGGGGTCCTGGATTGGCTTCACCATCATGACGCAGTGTTTGCCCG TGGCCCTCTTCTCGCTGGTGGGCTTCGTGCAGATGACCATCTGGGCCAAGGGCAAACACCGCAGCTACCTGAAGGAGTTCCGGGACTACCCGCCGCTGCGCTCGCCCATCGTGCCCTTCCTGCTGTGA